GGCGGCGGCTTCGATGATCTTGTTCTTGTCCATCGAGCGTGGGCTTCCTGCCGAGCGAACCCCCTGGAAAATCTGGGGTTTCTGCTTCCTTCAAGGAGACTGCGAGGGAGGTGGGAGGCTAGCGGAATCATCCCTCGGGGGTCAAGGAATCCACCGGGTTGGCCCCTCTGTCGGATCAGGAGCCTGGGTGACGAGCAGACAGGCAGCCGTCAGGGTGTCTCTCAGGGGGTCTCTTCGATGGCCTTGCGCAGGCGCTTGGTGCCCGTCTCGGAGGCGAGCAAGCGTTCCACGAAGCGGGTGTCGTAGTTGCCCTCCATGAAGGACTCCTCGGCCAGGGCCGCCCGGTGGAAGGGGATGTTGGTGCGGATGCCCTGCACCACGTACTCGCCCAGGGCGCGCTGCATGCGGCGGATGGCGGTGGGCCGGTCCTCAGCGTAGACGATGAGCTTGGCCAGCAGGCTGTCGTAGTACGGCAGCACGGTGTAGTTCTCGTACGCGCTGGAGTCCACGCGCACGCCATAGCCACCGGGCGCGCTGTAGGCGGTGATCTTCCCCGGCCAGGGCGCGAAGGTGACGGGGTCCTCCGCGTTGACGCGGCACTCGATGGCGTGGCCGCGCATCTGGATGTCCTCCTGCTTGCGCTGCAGCGGCTGGCCGGAGGACAGCTTGATCTGCTCGCGCACCAGGTCGATGCCCGTGACGAGCTCCGTCACCGGGTGCTCCACCTGGATGCGGGTGTTCATCTCCATGAAGTAGAACCGCCCGTTCTCGTCGAGCAGGTACTCGATGGTGCCCACGTTGTTGTAGCCGAGCTTCTCCATGGCGCGCACGGAGACCTCGCCCATCTGCTGGCGCAGCTCGGGGGTGAGCGCCGCCGAGGGGCTCTCCTCGATGAGCTTCTGGTGGCGCCGCTGCACCGAGCACTCGCGCTCGCCCAGGTGGATGACGCGCCCATGCTCGTCGGCGACGATCTGGATCTCGATGTGGCGCGGCCGCTCGACGTAGCGCTCGATGTAGAGATCGCCGTTGCCGAAGGAGGCCACGGCCTCGGCGGCCGCCGTGGCGAACGCCTGCGCCAGCGCGCCCGGTTCGCGCACGATCTTCATGCCCTTGCCGCCACCGCCCGCCGCCGCCTTGAGGATGACCGGAAAGCCGATCTCCCGCGCGAAGGCCTCCGCCTCGCGCGCGTCCTTGAGCGCGGTGGGACTGCCGGGCAGCAGGGGCAGGTTCGCTTCACGCGCCGCCTGGCGGGCACGCACCTTGTTGCCCATGAGCCGGATCATCTCCGGCCGCGGCCCGATGAAGTGGATCTTGCAGTCCTGGCACACCTTGGCGAACTCGGCGTTCTCCGACAGGAAGCCGTAGCCCGGGTGGATGGCGTCCGCGCGGGTGATCTCCGCCGCGGACAGCAGCTGGGGGATGTTGAGGTAGCTCTCCTTGGACGCGGGCGGGCCGATACAGACCGACTCGTCGGCGAAGCGCACGTGGAGGGCGTTGGCGTCCGCCGTGGAGTGCACCGCCACGGTGGCGATGCCCAGCTCCCGGCAGGCACGAATGACACGCAGGGCGATCTCCCCGCGGTTGGCGATCAGCACCTTCTTGAACACGATGTCGTGCCTCCGCGGGGCGCGAGGAGCGCCCGCGTATGTCAGACCGGCTCGATGCGGAACAGCGTCTGGCCGAACTCGACCGGTTGCCCGTTCTCCACGAGGATTTCCACCACGCGACCCGCCACGTCGGCTTCAATCTCATTCATCAACTTCATGGCCTCGATGATGCAAAGCACCTGGCCCTTCTTCACCACCGAACCCACCTCCACGAAGCTGGGCTGATCCGGGGCCGGCGTCCGGTAGAACGTCCCCACGAAGGGGCTGGTGACGGCGTGGCCGGACTTCTCCGCGGCGGGGGCGGCAGCGGCGGCGGGAGCCGGCGCGGGCGCGGCGGGCGCGACGGCCACAGGCGCGGCGGACACCAGGGGAGCGGGGCTCACCGAGGGGGTGATGGGCGCCGCGTGCACGATGGTCGGCGAGGGCACGTGGCCCCGGCGGATGAGCAGACGCTCATCGCCCCGCTGCCAGTCGAGCCGCGTTACCTCCGAGGCCTCGAGGATCTCGACGATCTGCCGCAGGGACTCCACGTCCAGCGAGGTGCTGTTGCCCTCCACGCGGATACCCTCGGTCCGCGCGCCGGACGCGGACTCGGTTCGCACTGCCTTGCGCTTGCTTGCCACGGTTGCGTCCCCTCCCTGGGCCCCGATGAACCGACTAACCCGCGGTGGCCACGCGCGTGAGGTACTTGCCTCCCTCGCGCGTGTCGATCTTGAGAACGTCGCCCTCGTTGATGAAGAGCGGCACGTTGACGACGAAGCCCGTCTCCAGCGTGGCCGGCTTCAGGGCGCCGGACACGGTGTCGCCACGCACGCCCGGATCGCACTTGCTGACCTTCAAGTCCACCGAGTTCGGCAGCGTCACGGCGATGGCCTTGCCGTTCCAGAAGAGCACGTCGGCGTCGATGTTCTCCTTCAGGAAGTTCTTCGCCTCCCCGAGCACCTTCTCGCTGAGGAAGGTCTGCTCGAAGTTGCGCTTGTCCATGAAGTAGTAGTCGCCGTCCTGCACGTACAGGAACTGCATGGCCTTCTCTTCGATGTCCGGCACGCCCACCTTGTCACCGGACTTCATCGTGGGCTCCAGCACGCGCCCGGACAGCAGGCTGCGGATCTTGGTGCGCACGAAGGCCGAGCCCTTGCCGGGCTTGACGTGCTGGAAGTACTCGATCACGAACGGCTCACCGTCGATCTCGATCTTCAGGCCATTGCGGAATTCGGATGTATCGATGACACCGGCCATGGACAGCTCCTTCGGACGACTCGCGAAAAGTCCGGGGTGTCTAGCCGATGGTGACGCGGCTTGCAAAGTGAAAGGCGCGGCGCACCGCGCCGTCCGCCCGCCAGCCTACAGCTCGGCGCGGATCTTGGGCGCCGTGAGCCGCAGGATGTAGCGGCCCTTGCCGTAGTTGCCGTCCGCCCGGAGGGCGAGCACCAGGAAGTACTCGGGCGACACCAGGCGCATGAGCGTCAGCACCCTCTCGCTGTTGATGCTGACCTCCTGCACCTCGCCCGTCTTGAGCGACTCGGCGGCCTGCCGGAGTTGACCGAGCAGGTTGGCGTACTCGATCCACGCCCCGTTGAGCTCCAGCTCGAGCGCCTCCTCGTTCTGGTGGGTGTCCACGGCGATGCCGTCGAACCCCATCACGCTGCAGGCCAGCGACCCATCTACCTGATTGACCACGGACTCGAGGTGCGTGCGGAAGGACATGGCGGCTGGCTTCTAGGCGGCTGGGAGTGGAGGGTCAAGGAGTGGTGGGAGCAGGCCCACAAGCGCTCCGCACGTCCTGTCCAAAATTGCAGATACCCGCAGTGAGCGGCTTCGATTCACAATCGCTGGCGAACACCTGCACGGGGAAGGAGAACTCGTTGCTCTCCGCGTTGCTGGTGGAGCCCAGACGGCCCCGGGCCTTGATGTAGGAGATGACGCTTACCCCAGGATACGCCGGGGCCGCCGCCCTCAGCTTCTCGAGTGCCAGGGGGCCAAAGGCGGTCAAGGGCACGTAGCTGTTGTCACTGGTGGTGCCCGCCGGCACGACGGCGTTCGTGGCAACGCGCTCCTCCTCGGGGAGGCCGAGATCCGGGGACGCCTCATAGCGGTAGACGAACTCGGTCAGGGTGACGCTCTCCCCCCCCACGAGCGTCGGCGTTTCTCCGACGAGGACGGTGCGGGCGACGGGAATGGTGCTCCGCACCCTCACGGCCATCTGGTAGTTGCCTCCGCCCGCCAAGTCGAGAGAACCCTGGCTGATGAACTTGGCGGTATCCGGCGCACACGATCCCCCTGGAGAGCCCGACAGCGCCAGGACATTGGAAAACACCACGGGCGCATCTTCTTGCGCGGAGACGCAACCCGACTGCGCCACCGCCAGCGCCGCAACCATCATCAATCGCTTCATGGACATCGGCTCCATTCGACGGTTCGAGGAAATACCGGCTAGAGGCTCTGCGCGATCGTCTGCCGGTTGAGGATGCGCGGCGTGATGAAGATGAGCAGTTCCTGCCGGTTGTCGCTCTCCGCGTGC
The nucleotide sequence above comes from Cystobacter fuscus DSM 2262. Encoded proteins:
- the accC gene encoding acetyl-CoA carboxylase biotin carboxylase subunit, giving the protein MFKKVLIANRGEIALRVIRACRELGIATVAVHSTADANALHVRFADESVCIGPPASKESYLNIPQLLSAAEITRADAIHPGYGFLSENAEFAKVCQDCKIHFIGPRPEMIRLMGNKVRARQAAREANLPLLPGSPTALKDAREAEAFAREIGFPVILKAAAGGGGKGMKIVREPGALAQAFATAAAEAVASFGNGDLYIERYVERPRHIEIQIVADEHGRVIHLGERECSVQRRHQKLIEESPSAALTPELRQQMGEVSVRAMEKLGYNNVGTIEYLLDENGRFYFMEMNTRIQVEHPVTELVTGIDLVREQIKLSSGQPLQRKQEDIQMRGHAIECRVNAEDPVTFAPWPGKITAYSAPGGYGVRVDSSAYENYTVLPYYDSLLAKLIVYAEDRPTAIRRMQRALGEYVVQGIRTNIPFHRAALAEESFMEGNYDTRFVERLLASETGTKRLRKAIEETP
- the accB gene encoding acetyl-CoA carboxylase biotin carboxyl carrier protein; this translates as MASKRKAVRTESASGARTEGIRVEGNSTSLDVESLRQIVEILEASEVTRLDWQRGDERLLIRRGHVPSPTIVHAAPITPSVSPAPLVSAAPVAVAPAAPAPAPAAAAAPAAEKSGHAVTSPFVGTFYRTPAPDQPSFVEVGSVVKKGQVLCIIEAMKLMNEIEADVAGRVVEILVENGQPVEFGQTLFRIEPV
- the efp gene encoding elongation factor P; this encodes MAGVIDTSEFRNGLKIEIDGEPFVIEYFQHVKPGKGSAFVRTKIRSLLSGRVLEPTMKSGDKVGVPDIEEKAMQFLYVQDGDYYFMDKRNFEQTFLSEKVLGEAKNFLKENIDADVLFWNGKAIAVTLPNSVDLKVSKCDPGVRGDTVSGALKPATLETGFVVNVPLFINEGDVLKIDTREGGKYLTRVATAG
- a CDS encoding roadblock/LC7 domain-containing protein, which codes for MSFRTHLESVVNQVDGSLACSVMGFDGIAVDTHQNEEALELELNGAWIEYANLLGQLRQAAESLKTGEVQEVSINSERVLTLMRLVSPEYFLVLALRADGNYGKGRYILRLTAPKIRAEL